In one Drosophila pseudoobscura strain MV-25-SWS-2005 chromosome X, UCI_Dpse_MV25, whole genome shotgun sequence genomic region, the following are encoded:
- the LOC6900864 gene encoding choline-phosphate cytidylyltransferase A-like translates to MDQIIEPNASLLSGSGSGRSTPSFEGFQMDDPDTKDPEPAVAFETQYPAMSLYDVNLDKYPFCQPCPFATDAKALEELVACDYTQRISYEMARSGQATRRVRVYADGIYDLFHQGHARQLLQAKNIFPNVYLIVGVCNNELTLKMKGRTVMNGFERYEAVRHCRYVDEIVANAPWTLTDEFLNEHKIDFVAHDDIPYGGAGGVDDIYAHLKARGMFVATERTPGVSTSDIVARIVKDYDLFVRRNLARGYTAKELNVSFLSEKKFRFQNKMDELKDRGNMVRCGLLARWEAKSRDLIEAFLQAFGRERLCSIWRESKGKLMSIWGSAASLEAGAIDISDSEDEYEDALGEVAHVVAESDSGLETARWHDTVAPNLSRSSSSPDVGTGVC, encoded by the exons ATGGATCAAATAATCGAACCGAACGCTTCGCTGCtctcgggatcgggatcggggcGCTCAACGCCCTCCTTTGAGGGATTCCAAATGGATGATCCGGACACTAAGGACCCGGAGCCGGCGGTGGCCTTTGAGACCCAATACCCGGCCATGTCGCTGTACGACGTGAACCTGGATAAATAC CCCTTTTGCCAGCCCTGCCCCTTCGCCACCGATGCGAAGGCCCTGGAGGAGCTGGTGGCCTGCGACTACACGCAGCGCATCAGCTACGAGATGGCCCGCTCGGGGCAGGCGACGCGTCGCGTGCGCGTCTATGCGGACGGGATCTACGATCTGTTCCACCAGGGCCATGCCCGGCAGCTCCTGCAGGCGAAGAACATCTTTCCGAACGTCTATCTGATTGTGGGCGTCTGCAACAACGAACTGACGCTCAAGATGAAGGGCCGCACCGTGATGAACGGCTTCGAGCGCTACGAGGCGGTGCGCCATTGCCGCTACGTGGACGAG ATTGTGGCCAATGCCCCCTGGACCCTCACCGATGAGTTCCTGAATGAGCACAAGATCGACTTTGTGGCCCACGACGACATACCCTATGGCGGGGCAGGGGGCGTCGACGACATCTACGCCCATCTGAAGGCGCGCGGCATGTTTGTGGCCACCGAACGCACGCCGGGTGTCTCCACCTCGGACATTGTGGCACGCATCGTCAAGGACTACGACCTGTTTGTGCGCCGCAACCTGGCGCGCGGCTACACCGCCAAGGAGCTGAACGTGTCCTTTCTGTCCGAGAAGAAGTTCCGCTTCCAGAACAAGATGGACGAGCTGAAGGATCGCGGCAACATGGTCCGGTGCGGCCTCCTCGCCCGCTGGGAGGCCAAGTCGCGCGACCTCATCGAAGCCTTCCTGCAGGCCTTCGGCCGCGAGCGCCTCTGCTCGATCTGGCGCGAGTCCAAGGGCAAGCTAATGAGTATCTGGGGCTCGGCGGCATCGCTCGAGGCCGGCGCCATCGACATTTCCGATTCCGAAGACGAGTACGAGGACGCCCTGGGAGAGGTCGCCCACGTTGTGGCCGAGAGCGACAGCGGCCTGGAGACAGCACGCTGGCACGACACCGTGGCCCCCAATCTGAGCCGTTCCAGCAGCTCCCCCGATGTGGGGACTGGCGTCTGCTGA